The following proteins are co-located in the Panthera uncia isolate 11264 chromosome F1, Puncia_PCG_1.0, whole genome shotgun sequence genome:
- the REN gene encoding renin isoform X2, whose protein sequence is MPSIRESLKERGVDVARLGAEWSQFTKRFSFGNSTSPVVLTNYLDTQYYGEIGIGTPPQTFKVIFDTGSANLWVPSTKCSPLYTACEIHSLYDSSESSSYMENGTAFTIRYGSGKVKGFLSQDEVTVGGITVTQTFGEVTELPLIPFMLAKFDGILGMGFPAQAVGGVTPVFDHILSQGVLKEDVFSVYYSRNSHLLGGEVVLGGSDPQYYQGNFHYVSVSKTGSWQIKMKGVSVRSATLVCEEGCMVVVDTGASYISGPTSSLRLLMETLGAKELSPNEYVVNCKQVPTLPDISFHLGGRAYTLTSADYVLKDSYGNDGLCTLALHGLDVPPPTGPVWVLGASFIRKFYTEFDRHNNRIGFALAR, encoded by the exons ATGCCTTCGATCCGGGAAAGCCTGAAGGAGCGAGGCGTGGACGTAGCCAGGCTTGGTGCTGAATGGAGCCAGTTCACCAAGAGATTCTCCTTTGGCAACAGCACGTCCCCTGTGGTCCTCACCAACTACCTGGAT ACCCAGTACTATGGCGAGATCGGCATTggcaccccaccccagaccttcaAAGTCATCTTCGACACAGGCTCAGCCAACCTCTGGGTGCCCTCCACCAAGTGCAGCCCTCTCTACACAGCATGTG AGATTCACAGCCTCTACGACTCTTCGGAATCCTCCAGCTACATGGAGAATGGGACGGCATTCACCATCCGCTACGGATCTGGGAAGGTCAAAGGTTTCCTGAGCCAGGACGAGGTGACT GTGGGCGGAATCACAGTGACACAGACGTTTGGAGAGGTCACAGAGCTGCCCCTGATACCCTTCATGCTGGCCAAGTTTGATGGGATTCTGGGCATGGGCTTCCCTGCACAGGCTGTTGGCGGGGTTACCCCTGTCTTTGACCACATCCTCTCCCAAGGGGTGCTAAAGGAGGATGTCTTCTCTGTCTACTACAGCAG GAATTCCCACTTGCTCGGAGGAGAGGTTGTGTTGGGAGGCAGCGACCCCCAGTATTACCAAGGGAACTTCCACTACGTGAGCGTCAGCAAGACTGGCTCCTGGCAGATCAAAATGAAAGG GGTGTCGGTGAGGTCGGCCACCTTGGTCTGTGAGGAGGGCTGCATGGTCGTGGTGGATACTGGCGCATCCTACATCTCGGGTCCCACCAGCTCCCTGAGGCTGCTCATGGAGACCTTGGGGGCCAAGGAGCTGAGCCCAAACGAA TATGTCGTGAACTGCAAGCAGGTGCCTACACTCCCGGACATCTCCTTCCACCTTGGAGGCAGAGCCTACACGCTCACCAGCGCGGACTATGTGTTAAAG GATTCTTACGGTAATGATGGCCTGTGCACTCTGGCCCTCCATGGTCTGGATGTCCCACCACCCACTGGGCCTGTCTGGGTCCTGGGCGCCAGCTTCATCCGCAAATTCTACACGGAGTTTGATCGCCATAACAACCGCATTGGCTTTGCCTTGGCCCGCTGA
- the REN gene encoding renin isoform X3 has translation MDQGSRMPRWGLLLVLCGSCAFGLPADSGAFRRIFLKKMPSIRESLKERGVDVARLGAEWSQFTKRFSFGNSTSPVVLTNYLDTQYYGEIGIGTPPQTFKVIFDTGSANLWVPSTKCSPLYTACEIHSLYDSSESSSYMENGTAFTIRYGSGKVKGFLSQDEVTVGGITVTQTFGEVTELPLIPFMLAKFDGILGMGFPAQAVGGVTPVFDHILSQGVLKEDVFSVYYSRNSHLLGGEVVLGGSDPQYYQGNFHYVSVSKTGSWQIKMKGVSVRSATLVCEEGCMVVVDTGASYISGPTSSLRLLMETLGAKELSPNEYVVNCKQVPTLPDISFHLGGRAYTLTSADYVLKDSYGNDGLCTLALHGLDVPPPTGPVWVLGASFIRKFYTEFDRHNNRIGFALAR, from the exons GATCTTCCTCAAGAAAATGCCTTCGATCCGGGAAAGCCTGAAGGAGCGAGGCGTGGACGTAGCCAGGCTTGGTGCTGAATGGAGCCAGTTCACCAAGAGATTCTCCTTTGGCAACAGCACGTCCCCTGTGGTCCTCACCAACTACCTGGAT ACCCAGTACTATGGCGAGATCGGCATTggcaccccaccccagaccttcaAAGTCATCTTCGACACAGGCTCAGCCAACCTCTGGGTGCCCTCCACCAAGTGCAGCCCTCTCTACACAGCATGTG AGATTCACAGCCTCTACGACTCTTCGGAATCCTCCAGCTACATGGAGAATGGGACGGCATTCACCATCCGCTACGGATCTGGGAAGGTCAAAGGTTTCCTGAGCCAGGACGAGGTGACT GTGGGCGGAATCACAGTGACACAGACGTTTGGAGAGGTCACAGAGCTGCCCCTGATACCCTTCATGCTGGCCAAGTTTGATGGGATTCTGGGCATGGGCTTCCCTGCACAGGCTGTTGGCGGGGTTACCCCTGTCTTTGACCACATCCTCTCCCAAGGGGTGCTAAAGGAGGATGTCTTCTCTGTCTACTACAGCAG GAATTCCCACTTGCTCGGAGGAGAGGTTGTGTTGGGAGGCAGCGACCCCCAGTATTACCAAGGGAACTTCCACTACGTGAGCGTCAGCAAGACTGGCTCCTGGCAGATCAAAATGAAAGG GGTGTCGGTGAGGTCGGCCACCTTGGTCTGTGAGGAGGGCTGCATGGTCGTGGTGGATACTGGCGCATCCTACATCTCGGGTCCCACCAGCTCCCTGAGGCTGCTCATGGAGACCTTGGGGGCCAAGGAGCTGAGCCCAAACGAA TATGTCGTGAACTGCAAGCAGGTGCCTACACTCCCGGACATCTCCTTCCACCTTGGAGGCAGAGCCTACACGCTCACCAGCGCGGACTATGTGTTAAAG GATTCTTACGGTAATGATGGCCTGTGCACTCTGGCCCTCCATGGTCTGGATGTCCCACCACCCACTGGGCCTGTCTGGGTCCTGGGCGCCAGCTTCATCCGCAAATTCTACACGGAGTTTGATCGCCATAACAACCGCATTGGCTTTGCCTTGGCCCGCTGA